From the genome of Nitrosopumilus sp., one region includes:
- a CDS encoding radical SAM protein, with protein sequence MMLNYDAPLYRPPSEARSLIFQVTLGCSFNECSFCDMYRSKEYSERTWDDIKAEIDMMAGYLPDTKRVFLADGDALNLDSEFMIKIVKYIREKFANIERISCYAMPMNILKKTSEELKKMNEAGLDMFYLGIESGSDIVLKKVTKGAIAKTIIKSVNKAKDAGYVMSCMVILGLGGKAYSKEHIKGTAEVISACSPNYVGALTLYLENGIKQEFLDKYDGKFIKIDDDESLEELYDLVNQIDTKDEIIFRVNHGSNAYTVKGTFPQDKQEMLDKVEWMKQHPEIVRPQGLRGF encoded by the coding sequence ATGATGTTAAATTACGATGCTCCATTGTACAGGCCCCCATCAGAAGCTAGATCGCTGATTTTTCAAGTCACATTAGGTTGTTCATTTAACGAATGTTCCTTCTGTGACATGTATAGATCAAAAGAATATTCAGAAAGAACATGGGATGACATAAAGGCAGAAATTGATATGATGGCAGGTTATCTGCCAGACACAAAAAGAGTGTTTCTTGCAGATGGTGATGCATTAAATCTCGATTCAGAATTTATGATAAAAATTGTAAAGTACATTAGAGAAAAATTTGCAAATATTGAAAGGATTTCCTGTTATGCAATGCCAATGAACATTTTGAAGAAAACATCTGAAGAATTAAAAAAAATGAACGAGGCAGGATTAGACATGTTCTACCTAGGAATTGAAAGTGGTTCGGACATAGTTCTAAAGAAGGTTACAAAGGGAGCCATTGCAAAAACAATCATCAAATCGGTAAACAAAGCAAAAGATGCAGGATATGTAATGTCATGCATGGTGATTTTAGGATTGGGCGGAAAGGCATACTCTAAAGAACACATCAAAGGAACAGCTGAGGTAATCAGCGCATGTTCACCGAATTATGTAGGTGCACTGACATTATATCTTGAAAATGGAATCAAGCAGGAATTTCTAGACAAATATGATGGCAAGTTTATCAAAATCGATGATGACGAATCATTGGAGGAATTGTATGACTTGGTCAATCAGATTGACACCAAAGATGAGATCATATTCAGAGTGAATCATGGTTCAAATGCATATACAGTGAAAGGCACTTTTCCTCAAGATAAACAAGAAATGCTGGACAAGGTAGAATGGATGAAGCAGCATCCAGAAATTGTACGTCCACAAGGATTAAGAGGATTCTAA